One Cucurbita pepo subsp. pepo cultivar mu-cu-16 chromosome LG07, ASM280686v2, whole genome shotgun sequence genomic region harbors:
- the LOC111799189 gene encoding zinc transporter 4, chloroplastic-like: protein MLFFEDLWQMLWFEGFQDQTRLLSESIVRTVSESMGNSSCSVSELELCRDDSAALNFKLIAIASILTSGVLGIAIPLFGRHRRFLKTDGNLFVATKAFAAGVILATAFVHMLPDGSKALSDPCLPEFPWSKFPFSGFFAMMASLLTLLVDFVGTQYYERKQGQIRLKEETNRVGSGLDSGLEAGILPAADSNVKVFGEEDGGGMHIVGMHAHAAQHRHSHPQGKDACDGHVTLHDHGHGHSHGLDGDDDESGVRHVVVSQILELGIVSHSVIIGLSLGVSHSPCTIRPLIAALSFHQFFEGFALGGCISQAQFNTLSTSLMAVFFAATTPIGIAIGAAISSTYNPNSSGALVAEGILDSLSAGILVYMALVDLIAADFLSKRMSCNFRLQIVSYCTLFLGAGLMSLLALWA from the exons ATGCTGTTCTTCGAG GATTTGTGGCAGATGCTCTGGTTTGAAGGTTTCCAAGATCAAACTCGACTTCTCTCTG AGTCCATTGTACGGACTGTATCCGAATCAATGGGCAATTCATCCTGTAGTGTATCTGAGTTAGAACTCTGTAGAGATGATTCGGCAGCgcttaatttcaaattaatcgCCATTGCCTCGATTCTCACATCGGGAGTTTTGGGAATTGCCATTCCGTTATTCGGCAGACATCGCCGGTTTCTCAAAACGGATGGCAATCTCTTTGTAGCGACTAAGGCGTTTGCTGCCGGCGTGATTCTTGCGACGGCGTTTGTTCATATGCTTCCCGATGGATCGAAAGCTCTCTCCGATCCGTGCTTGCCGGAATTTCCCTGGTCGAAATTCCCCTTCTCTGGATTCTTCGCGATGATGGCGTCGCTTTTGACGCTCCTCGTCGATTTCGTTGGAACTCAGTATTACGAGAGGAAACAGGGGCAGATTCGATTGAAAGAAGAAACGaatcgggtcgggtcgggtttGGATTCCGGGTTGGAGGCTGGGATTCTCCCGGCCGCCGATTCGAACGTGAAAGTGTTCGGCGAAGAGGATGGCGGCGGGATGCACATCGTCGGAATGCATGCACACGCCGCGCAACACCGTCACAGTCATCCGCAGGGGAAGGATGCATGTGACGGGCACGTGACACTCCATGATCATGGCCATGGTCATTCTCATGGGCTCGACGGCGACGATGACGAAAGCGGTGTACGACATGTCGTTGTTTCCCAG ATTTTGGAGCTTGGAATAGTGTCGCATTCAGTGATAATTGGGCTCTCTCTGGGAGTGTCCCACAGCCCATGCACCATAAGACCCTTAATTGCAGCTCTCTCGTTCCATCAATTCTTTGAAGGCTTTGCTCTTGGTGGCTGCATCTCTCAGGCTCAGTTCAACACCCTCTCAACCTCTctcatggctgtgtttttcgCTGCCACCACGCCCATTGGGATTGCCATCGGCGCGGCGATCTCCTCCACCTACAACCCGAACAGCTCCGGAGCGTTGGTTGCCGAAGGCATTTTGGACTCTCTATCAGCTGGGATTCTGGTGTATATGGCTTTGGTTGATTTGATTGCTGCTGACTTTCTTAGCAAGAGAATGAGCTGCAATTTTCGACTCCAAATTGTTTCGTATTGTACGCTCTTTCTCGGTGCGGGATTGATGTCGTTGCTCGCGCTATGGGCTTGA
- the LOC111798128 gene encoding probable ADP,ATP carrier protein At5g56450 — MRVEDDDDLETRDSRSLPISPPAYNWLTNFHRDLLAGAVMGGVVHTIVAPIERTKLLLQTQESNLAIVGAGRRRFKGMFDCILRTVREEGILSLWRGNGSSVLRYYPSVALNFSLKDLYKAMLRNGFVDGHFLSGSSANFIAGAAAGCSTLVLIYPLDIAHTRLAADIGRTDVRQFRGICHFLGTIYKKDGIQGIYRGLPASLQGMVVHRGLYFGGFDTMKEILVEQSKSELALWKRWGVAQVVTTSAGLLSYPFDTVRRRMMMQSGLDKPMYNSTLDCWKKIYRLEGVSSFYRGAVSNMFRSTGSAAILVLYDEVKKFMKWGGL, encoded by the exons ATGCGTGTAGAGGATGACGATGATCTTGAAACGAGGGATTCAAGATCGCTTCCGATTTCACCGCCGGCGTACAATTGGCTGACGAATTTCCATCGCGATTTGTTGGCTGGGGCAGTCATGGGCGGAGTAGTGCACACAATCGTTGCCCCAATTGAGAGGACCAAGCTTCTATTACAGACTCAAGAGAGCAATCTGGCCATTGTTGGGGCTGGGCGAAGGAGATTCAAGGGTATGTTCGATTGTATTCTTCGCACCGTTAGGGAAGAAGGTATTCTTTCTTTGTGGAGAGGCAATGGAAGTAGTGTTCTTCGTTATTACCCTTCAGTTGCCCTAaatttttctctcaag GATCTATATAAAGCAATGTTAAGGAATGGATTTGTAGATGGTCATTTTCTTTCTGGTTCATCAGCCAATTTTATTGCTGGGGCAGCTGCTGGTTGTTCGACGTTAGTTTTGATATACCCTTTAGATATTGCGCACACTCGTCTCGCTGCCGATATCGGAAGAACTGATGTCCGACAGTTTCGAGGCATCTGCCATTTCCTTGGTACCATATACAAAAAGGATGGGATTCAAGGGATTTACAGGGGACTTCCAGCCTCTCTACAAGGAATGGTCGTGCACCGAGGCCTTTATTTTGGCGGTTTCGACACAATGAAAGAGATTTTGGTCGAACAGTCCAAATCAGAGTTGGCACTATGGAAGCGTTGGGGGGTTGCTCAAGTGGTCACAACGTCTGCTGGATTGTTATCGTATCCGTTCGATACAGTTCGAAGGCGGATGATGATGCAATCCGGGTTGGATAAGCCAATGTACAACAGCACTCTGGACTGCTGGAAGAAGATCTATCGATTGGAGGGGGTTAGCTCGTTCTATCGAGGCGCTGTGTCGAACATGTTCAGGAGTACAGGTTCTGCAGCGATCCTAGTTTTGTACGACGAGGTGAAGAAATTCATGAAATGGGGTGGGTTGTAG
- the LOC111798410 gene encoding heat shock factor protein HSF30-like codes for MDELEAKTKPDGVPASSSSTSPSSLRTSPRPIEGLHDVGPPPFLSKTFDMVEDPLTDSIVSWSKARNSFIVWDYLKLSTTLLPRYFKHSNFSSFIRQLNTYGFRKVDPDRWEFANEGFLGGQRNLLKTIKRRRHSSQSSQQQGGTCVELGQFGLEGELERLRRDRSSLIVELVRLRQQHQSSREQVMAMEDRLQKAESKQKQIMTFLSKALKNPSFIQKLIHSNQIRELTSVGIGRKRRLTASSSLENLQDETILAAVKQEQLETPEPDMESLLTANFEDESSSEIKDVDHSIHEEILDELWNEDLMAENPEEEGVMVGDQSEIDVEVEDLIDEPPDWTEDLEELVDQMGFLQPKP; via the exons ATGGATGAACTCGAAGCGAAGACGAAGCCGGACGGCGTTCCggcgtcttcttcctctactTCTCCTTCGTCTTTGAGAACTTCTCCCCGGCCGATTGAAGGTCTACACGATGTCGGACCGCCTCCATTTCTGTCCAAGACCTTTGATATGGTGGAAGATCCTTTGACGGACTCCATTGTTTCGTGGAGTAAAGCTCGTAATAGCTTCATCGTTTGGGACTATCTCAAATTATCCACTACCTTGCTTCCTCGATACTTTAAACACTCTAATTTCTCCAGTTTCATTCGTCAGCTCAATACTTAT GGTTTTCGAAAAGTCGATCCCGATCGTTGGGAGTTTGCGAATGAGGGATTTCTTGGAGGACAGCGGAATCTATTAAAAACGATTAAGAGGAGGAGGCATTCGTCCCAAAGCTCTCAACAGCAAGGAGGAACATGTGTGGAATTAGGGCAATTTGGATTGGAAGGCGAACTTGAGAGGCTGAGAAGGGACAGAAGCTCGTTAATTGTGGAATTAGTAAGATTGAGGCAACAACATCAAAGTTCAAGAGAGCAAGTAATGGCCATGGAGGATAGGCTACAGAAAGCAGAAAGTAAACAGAAGCAGATCATGACATTCCTCAGCAAAGCCCTAAAGAATCCGTCCTTCATTCAGAAATTAATCCATAGTAATCAGATAAGAGAACTGACAAGCGTTGGAATCGGTCGAAAGCGAAGACTAACTGCTAGCTCAAGTCTAGAGAATCTCCAGGATGAGACCATACTAGCAGCTGTTAAACAAGAACAGCTAGAAACTCCGGAGCCTGATATGGAATCGCTGTTAACAGCCAATTTTGAAGATGAGTCAAGCAGTGAGATCAAGGATGTTGATCACTCAATTCATGAGGAAATATTGGATGAACTTTGGAATGAAGATCTTATGGCTGAAAATCCAGAGGAGGAAGGCGTAATGGTTGGTGATCAATCAGAAATCGATGTGGAAGTGGAGGATTTGATTGATGAACCTCCTGATTGGACCGAGGACTTGGAGGAACTCGTTGATCAAATGGGGTTTCTTCAGCCCAAGCCGTAG